The nucleotide sequence TTCGGTGAGCGGTAGCCGCTGCGGATCGCCGTAGACCGTGCAGGAGCTGCTGAACACGATCGACCGCACGCCGCAGTCGTTCATCGCTTCAAGTAGGCGTAGCGTGCCGACGACATTGTTGTCGTAGTAGGCAAGCGGCATGCTCACCGACTCCCCCACCGCCTTGAGACCTGCGAGATGGATCACGCGGCTGATGCCAAAGTCGCGGATTACCTTGCGGACGACTGCGCCATCACGGATGTCGCCCTGCACGAAATCGACGGCGCGGCCGATGATCTGCCGAAGCCGCTCGATCACACTGGACTTGCTGTTGCAGAGGTTGTCCAGCACCACAGGACGGTGACCGGCGCGGGCCACCTCGACCGCAATGTGGCTGCCGATGAAGCCGG is from Deltaproteobacteria bacterium and encodes:
- a CDS encoding SDR family NAD(P)-dependent oxidoreductase; this translates as MPDSILLTGGAGFIGSHIAVEVARAGHRPVVLDNLCNSKSSVIERLRQIIGRAVDFVQGDIRDGAVVRKVIRDFGISRVIHLAGLKAVGESVSMPLAYYDNNVVGTLRLLEAMNDCGVRSIVFSSSCTVYGDPQRLPLTE